One region of Methanobacterium formicicum DSM 3637 genomic DNA includes:
- a CDS encoding TrmO family methyltransferase, with product MKIDSKTIEEKQVASISYIGPVEDMGELIGELTGWIMSKGLVINEPPFVVYYTSPMDVAPEKMEYDVGIPFKGQVKGEGRIKIKVMPQHQVIFSIYHGPYHGVVSAYGIMMEHLFKEGGEMIGAPREIYLNSPQDVNENELLTEIQFPIVPDSCQDETRSGIEFFDIQKTPETYKIFKIGQVVMKNSKTYLKISEPYRPGLKHLAEFSHVMVFWWADKFDNAKYRTALRTHPPYATNHLAGVFATRAEYRPNPLALTTCKLIDVNEKEGIVEITGIDAFDGTPIID from the coding sequence ATGAAAATTGATTCAAAAACCATTGAAGAAAAACAGGTAGCCAGCATATCATATATTGGACCAGTAGAAGATATGGGAGAATTAATAGGGGAATTAACTGGTTGGATAATGAGTAAAGGATTAGTAATCAACGAACCACCATTTGTAGTATACTACACCAGCCCCATGGATGTAGCCCCCGAAAAGATGGAATACGATGTAGGAATACCATTCAAAGGACAGGTAAAGGGTGAAGGAAGGATCAAAATAAAGGTAATGCCCCAACACCAGGTTATCTTCAGTATTTACCATGGACCCTACCATGGAGTGGTTTCAGCTTATGGAATAATGATGGAACACCTTTTTAAAGAAGGGGGTGAAATGATCGGGGCTCCCCGTGAGATTTACCTTAACAGCCCCCAGGATGTAAATGAAAACGAGCTTTTGACCGAGATACAGTTTCCCATAGTTCCAGATTCATGTCAGGATGAAACCAGATCCGGCATAGAATTCTTTGACATTCAAAAGACCCCTGAGACTTATAAAATCTTTAAAATTGGACAGGTGGTAATGAAAAATTCCAAAACCTATCTGAAAATTTCAGAACCATACCGTCCAGGATTAAAGCACTTAGCAGAATTTAGTCATGTCATGGTATTCTGGTGGGCGGATAAATTTGACAATGCCAAATACAGGACTGCATTACGTACTCATCCCCCATACGCTACCAATCACCTAGCTGGGGTTTTTGCCACTCGTGCGGAGTACCGACCCAACCCACTGGCGTTAACCACCTGCAAACTAATTGATGTTAATGAAAAAGAGGGAATTGTGGAAATTACTGGTATTGATGCTTTTGATGGTACACCTATTATTGAT
- a CDS encoding helix-turn-helix transcriptional regulator — MDKRIDSDLSREFLLDSIEEIVPILKAIGNPTRFKILILLLNGPSNFQMLLDETNLKKSALANHLNTLIKSGLLEKIQHGTYCLTEDGKKYVETIGKTFKTSQMIQEEMKISEQRKSLSLTFLERKKRKN; from the coding sequence ATGGATAAAAGAATAGATTCAGACCTTTCAAGAGAGTTTCTATTAGATTCCATTGAAGAGATAGTTCCTATTTTAAAGGCCATTGGGAACCCAACCCGGTTTAAGATCCTTATTTTGTTGTTAAATGGCCCTTCAAACTTTCAAATGCTCCTTGATGAAACAAATCTAAAAAAATCTGCCTTGGCTAATCATCTCAACACTCTGATAAAATCAGGATTATTGGAAAAAATCCAACATGGAACTTATTGCCTCACTGAAGATGGTAAAAAATACGTTGAAACCATTGGAAAGACTTTTAAAACCAGCCAAATGATCCAAGAAGAAATGAAAATATCAGAACAAAGGAAAAGTCTTTCATTGACCTTTTTAGAACGTAAGAAAAGGAAAAATTAG
- a CDS encoding carboxymuconolactone decarboxylase family protein yields the protein MKEDVFYGKGMAHVKKDYPDIFKAVVELNEAAYSGKVLDYRTQKLIALGITAAASDDRAMKKQMMSAMKEFDITRDEIVDVLRVVLLTSGNPPFTKAMKILYDITE from the coding sequence ATGAAAGAAGATGTTTTTTATGGTAAAGGAATGGCTCATGTTAAAAAAGACTATCCTGATATCTTTAAAGCAGTAGTTGAGTTGAATGAAGCAGCATATTCTGGAAAAGTCTTAGACTATCGTACACAGAAGCTGATCGCCCTGGGAATAACTGCCGCAGCCTCTGATGACCGGGCCATGAAGAAGCAGATGATGAGTGCCATGAAAGAATTTGATATAACCCGGGATGAAATTGTTGATGTCCTACGGGTGGTTCTTTTAACTTCGGGTAACCCTCCATTCACCAAGGCCATGAAAATATTGTACGATATTACAGAATAA
- a CDS encoding M28 family metallopeptidase, whose amino-acid sequence MKTNKISGILLLILFFNLFFVQSDYASPSEDIISHVKYITQDIGPRPAGSTSENQTAQYLASCFQKYGVKTEIQEFKYYSLNSNDIKTSRNVIGTIEGVSDKEIIICADLDTPQDILVGNYSPGANDDATGLSILIGLAGKYQNKKPFYTIKLVAFGAGEDGFTFPLITPKRSNLPPDAYHQIVYLPYLVGARHYLLNHQNEVNNTLAVISVEAVGIGTPCVISKDYYTKNDEFLVNFLVWNGKLQGINTEKINFMASNRTIGGESAISHIYLPFSIAGIPSTFITCMKNPNINSPVHDVENEMPGYLSVDDNYQNLVNQNGNEGNLETHLQTVLYLIFDDINKLSIFNIINGQI is encoded by the coding sequence ATGAAAACCAATAAAATAAGTGGTATTTTGCTCTTAATCCTATTTTTTAACTTATTTTTTGTTCAATCAGATTATGCATCTCCCTCTGAAGATATAATATCCCATGTAAAATATATAACCCAAGATATAGGGCCCCGTCCAGCAGGATCAACCTCCGAAAATCAAACAGCACAATATCTAGCCTCATGCTTCCAAAAGTATGGAGTTAAAACTGAAATTCAAGAATTTAAATACTATTCTCTTAACTCAAATGATATAAAAACTTCAAGGAATGTGATCGGCACCATAGAAGGTGTTTCGGATAAAGAAATAATAATATGTGCTGATCTAGACACTCCCCAAGATATTTTAGTTGGTAATTACAGTCCAGGGGCCAATGATGATGCTACTGGCCTGTCAATTCTAATTGGTTTAGCAGGTAAATACCAGAATAAAAAACCATTTTACACAATAAAGCTGGTAGCTTTTGGTGCTGGAGAAGATGGTTTTACATTTCCCCTTATAACTCCTAAAAGATCCAATTTACCACCCGATGCCTATCATCAAATTGTTTACCTTCCTTATTTGGTGGGCGCTCGTCATTATTTGCTTAATCATCAGAATGAGGTGAATAATACCCTGGCAGTGATCAGTGTGGAAGCAGTAGGTATCGGAACTCCTTGTGTTATTTCCAAGGATTATTATACAAAAAATGATGAATTTCTAGTTAACTTTTTAGTGTGGAACGGGAAATTACAGGGAATAAATACCGAAAAGATCAATTTTATGGCATCAAATAGAACTATTGGTGGCGAATCTGCCATCAGCCATATTTATCTGCCATTTTCTATTGCTGGGATCCCTTCAACCTTTATAACTTGTATGAAAAATCCTAATATAAACTCTCCAGTTCACGACGTGGAAAATGAGATGCCAGGATACCTTTCAGTAGATGATAACTATCAAAACCTAGTGAATCAAAATGGTAATGAAGGAAATTTAGAAACACACTTGCAAACTGTTCTTTACCTAATATTTGATGATATTAATAAATTATCAATCTTTAATATTATAAACGGGCAGATTTAA